One Pristiophorus japonicus isolate sPriJap1 unplaced genomic scaffold, sPriJap1.hap1 HAP1_SCAFFOLD_160, whole genome shotgun sequence genomic region harbors:
- the gtpbp2b gene encoding GTP-binding protein 2b isoform X2 has protein sequence MAEEGNIEYKLKLVNPSQYRFEHLVTQMKWRLQEGRGEAVYQIGVEDNGLLVGLSEEELRASLKTLRRMAEKVGADITILRERNVEYDLDSPRRIAEVLIRKVPDDQQFLDLRVAVLGNVDSGKSTLLGVLTQGELDNGRGRARLNLFRHLHEIQSGRTSSISFEILGFNSKGEVVNYSDSRTAEVICESASKMITFIDLAGHHKYLKTTIFGLTSYCPDFAMLVVSANTGIAGTTREHLGLAMALKVPFYIVISKADLCTKATIDRTVKQLEMVLKQPGCNKVPLLVASSDDAVMAAQQFAQSPSITPIFTLSSVSGVNLDLLKVFLNVLPPLTNSKEQEELMQQLTEFQVDEIYSVPDVGTVVGGTLYSGICREGEQLVVGPTDNGKFLPLKVCSIQRNRSACRVLRAGQAATLALGNFDRALLRKGMVMVSLEMHPTVSSLFESEIVLLFHAKTFRKGFQVTVHVGNVRQTAIVELIHGKEELRTGEKAVVRFRFIKHPEYLKVGAKLLFREGVTKGIGHVTKVICDLKC, from the exons ATG GCAGAAGAAGGAAACATTGAATACAAG CTGAAGTTGGTCAACCCCTCTCAGTATCGCTTCGAGCACCTGGTCACGCAGATGAAATGGCGGCTGCAGGAGGGTCGAGGCGAGGCGGTTTATCAGATCGGTGTGGAGGATAATGGTCTGCTGGTGGGGCTGTCCGAGGAGGAGCTCCGGGCCTCGCTGAAGACCCTGCGAAGGATGGCAGAAAA GGTCGGAGCAGACATCACCATCCTCCGCGAGCGCAACGTGGAGTATGACTTGGACTCGCCCAGGCGGATAGCCGAGGTTCTGATCAGGAAAGTTCCCGACGACCAACAG TTTCTTGACCTGCGAGTAGCAGTTTTGGGGAATGTGGACTCGGGGAAATCGACCCTCTTGGGGGTCCTGACACAGGGCGAGCTGGATAATGGACGGGGCCGAGCTCGACTCAACCTCTTCAGGCATCTGCACGAAATCCAGTCGGGCCGTACCTCCAGCATCAGCTTCGAGATCCTGGGATTCAACAGCAAAGGAGAG GTGGTAAATTACAGCGACTCGCGGACAGCAGAGGTAATCTGTGAAAGTGCCTCTAAAATGATCACCTTCATCGACCTGGCAGGACACCACAAGTACCTAAAGACTACCATCTTTGGCCTCACAAGCTACTGCCCAGACTTTGCCATGCTTGTAGTCAGCGCCAACACTGGCATAG CTGGCACCACGCGGGAGCACCTGGGCCTGGCAATGGCCCTCAAGGTCCCCTTCTATATTGTGATCAGTAAAGCGGACCTGTGTACAAAGGCCACCATCGATCGCACCGTCAAACAGCTGGAGATGGTTCTCAAGCAGCCAGGCTGCAACAAGGTGCCACTGCTGGTGGCAAGCAGCGACGACGCAGTGATGGCTGCACAGCAGTTTGCACAGTCTCCCAG CATCACTCCGAtcttcaccctgtccagtgtgagcGGGGTTAACCTGGACCTGCTGAAGGTATTCCTCAACGTGCTGCCCCCACTGACCAACAGCAAGGAGCAGGAGGAGCTGATGCAGCAACTGACGGAGTTTCAG GTTGATgaaatctactctgtacctgatgTCGGGACAGTTGTTGGTGGTACTCTGTACAG TGGCATTTGCAGAGAGGGCGAGCAGCTGGTGGTGGGTCCCACAGACAATGGCAAGTTCCTGCCTCTGAAAGTGTGCAGCATCCAGAGAAACCGGTCTGCCTGTCGGGTGCTGAGAGCAGGCCAGGCTGCCACCCTGGCCCTGGGGAACTTCGACAGGGCTCTGCTCCGTAAG GGGATGGTTATGGTGAGTCTCGAGATGCACCCGACTGTCAGCTCCCTATTCGAATCGGAAATTGTGTTGCTTTTCCACGCAAAGACCTTCCGCAAGGGATTCCAGGTCACAGTGCATGTTGGCAATGTTCGACAGACAGCGATTGTCGAACTAATCCACGGGAAG GAGGAGCTGAGGACCGGGGAGAAAGCTGTTGTCCGTTTCCGTTTCATTAAACACCCGGAGTACCTGAAAGTGGGGGCAAAGCTTCTATTCCGCGAAGGAGTGACCAAAGGGATCGGTCATGTAACCAAGGTTATCTGTGACCTGAAGTGCTGA
- the gtpbp2b gene encoding GTP-binding protein 2b isoform X3: protein MKWRLQEGRGEAVYQIGVEDNGLLVGLSEEELRASLKTLRRMAEKVGADITILRERNVEYDLDSPRRIAEVLIRKVPDDQQFLDLRVAVLGNVDSGKSTLLGVLTQGELDNGRGRARLNLFRHLHEIQSGRTSSISFEILGFNSKGEVVNYSDSRTAEVICESASKMITFIDLAGHHKYLKTTIFGLTSYCPDFAMLVVSANTGIAGTTREHLGLAMALKVPFYIVISKADLCTKATIDRTVKQLEMVLKQPGCNKVPLLVASSDDAVMAAQQFAQSPSITPIFTLSSVSGVNLDLLKVFLNVLPPLTNSKEQEELMQQLTEFQVDEIYSVPDVGTVVGGTLYSGICREGEQLVVGPTDNGKFLPLKVCSIQRNRSACRVLRAGQAATLALGNFDRALLRKGMVMVSLEMHPTVSSLFESEIVLLFHAKTFRKGFQVTVHVGNVRQTAIVELIHGKEELRTGEKAVVRFRFIKHPEYLKVGAKLLFREGVTKGIGHVTKVICDLKC, encoded by the exons ATGAAATGGCGGCTGCAGGAGGGTCGAGGCGAGGCGGTTTATCAGATCGGTGTGGAGGATAATGGTCTGCTGGTGGGGCTGTCCGAGGAGGAGCTCCGGGCCTCGCTGAAGACCCTGCGAAGGATGGCAGAAAA GGTCGGAGCAGACATCACCATCCTCCGCGAGCGCAACGTGGAGTATGACTTGGACTCGCCCAGGCGGATAGCCGAGGTTCTGATCAGGAAAGTTCCCGACGACCAACAG TTTCTTGACCTGCGAGTAGCAGTTTTGGGGAATGTGGACTCGGGGAAATCGACCCTCTTGGGGGTCCTGACACAGGGCGAGCTGGATAATGGACGGGGCCGAGCTCGACTCAACCTCTTCAGGCATCTGCACGAAATCCAGTCGGGCCGTACCTCCAGCATCAGCTTCGAGATCCTGGGATTCAACAGCAAAGGAGAG GTGGTAAATTACAGCGACTCGCGGACAGCAGAGGTAATCTGTGAAAGTGCCTCTAAAATGATCACCTTCATCGACCTGGCAGGACACCACAAGTACCTAAAGACTACCATCTTTGGCCTCACAAGCTACTGCCCAGACTTTGCCATGCTTGTAGTCAGCGCCAACACTGGCATAG CTGGCACCACGCGGGAGCACCTGGGCCTGGCAATGGCCCTCAAGGTCCCCTTCTATATTGTGATCAGTAAAGCGGACCTGTGTACAAAGGCCACCATCGATCGCACCGTCAAACAGCTGGAGATGGTTCTCAAGCAGCCAGGCTGCAACAAGGTGCCACTGCTGGTGGCAAGCAGCGACGACGCAGTGATGGCTGCACAGCAGTTTGCACAGTCTCCCAG CATCACTCCGAtcttcaccctgtccagtgtgagcGGGGTTAACCTGGACCTGCTGAAGGTATTCCTCAACGTGCTGCCCCCACTGACCAACAGCAAGGAGCAGGAGGAGCTGATGCAGCAACTGACGGAGTTTCAG GTTGATgaaatctactctgtacctgatgTCGGGACAGTTGTTGGTGGTACTCTGTACAG TGGCATTTGCAGAGAGGGCGAGCAGCTGGTGGTGGGTCCCACAGACAATGGCAAGTTCCTGCCTCTGAAAGTGTGCAGCATCCAGAGAAACCGGTCTGCCTGTCGGGTGCTGAGAGCAGGCCAGGCTGCCACCCTGGCCCTGGGGAACTTCGACAGGGCTCTGCTCCGTAAG GGGATGGTTATGGTGAGTCTCGAGATGCACCCGACTGTCAGCTCCCTATTCGAATCGGAAATTGTGTTGCTTTTCCACGCAAAGACCTTCCGCAAGGGATTCCAGGTCACAGTGCATGTTGGCAATGTTCGACAGACAGCGATTGTCGAACTAATCCACGGGAAG GAGGAGCTGAGGACCGGGGAGAAAGCTGTTGTCCGTTTCCGTTTCATTAAACACCCGGAGTACCTGAAAGTGGGGGCAAAGCTTCTATTCCGCGAAGGAGTGACCAAAGGGATCGGTCATGTAACCAAGGTTATCTGTGACCTGAAGTGCTGA
- the gtpbp2b gene encoding GTP-binding protein 2b isoform X1, whose product MEPAVSELFGGIPGRGAGAGPIAAAGGSGGGGSSARGPGRLSSSAAPRNPSSRGRGSVRLSSSGRGPSSGSGSSALGPPQKNKSAAAAAAVAAKSGHKKSKGRPRGRNNPPFLPPEAEEGNIEYKLKLVNPSQYRFEHLVTQMKWRLQEGRGEAVYQIGVEDNGLLVGLSEEELRASLKTLRRMAEKVGADITILRERNVEYDLDSPRRIAEVLIRKVPDDQQFLDLRVAVLGNVDSGKSTLLGVLTQGELDNGRGRARLNLFRHLHEIQSGRTSSISFEILGFNSKGEVVNYSDSRTAEVICESASKMITFIDLAGHHKYLKTTIFGLTSYCPDFAMLVVSANTGIAGTTREHLGLAMALKVPFYIVISKADLCTKATIDRTVKQLEMVLKQPGCNKVPLLVASSDDAVMAAQQFAQSPSITPIFTLSSVSGVNLDLLKVFLNVLPPLTNSKEQEELMQQLTEFQVDEIYSVPDVGTVVGGTLYSGICREGEQLVVGPTDNGKFLPLKVCSIQRNRSACRVLRAGQAATLALGNFDRALLRKGMVMVSLEMHPTVSSLFESEIVLLFHAKTFRKGFQVTVHVGNVRQTAIVELIHGKEELRTGEKAVVRFRFIKHPEYLKVGAKLLFREGVTKGIGHVTKVICDLKC is encoded by the exons ATGGAGCCGGCGGTGAGCGAGCTGTTTGGGGGTATCCCGGGCCGCGGGGCAGGGGCTGGGCCTATTGCCGCCGCCGGGGGCAGCGGCGGAGGGGGGAGCTCCGCCCGCGGCCCCGGCCGCCTCTCCTCCTCGGCAGCCCCACGGAACCCCAGCTCCCGAGGCCGCGGCTCGGTCCGCCTTTCCAGCTCGGGCCGCGGGCCCTCGTCGGGATCCGGGAGCTCGGCGCTCGGGCCGCCTCAGAAGAACAAGagcgcggcggcggcggcggcggtggCCGCCAAGAGCGGCCACAAGAAGTCCAAGGGCAGGCCGCGGGGCCGCAACAACCCGCCCTTCCTGCCGCCAGAG GCAGAAGAAGGAAACATTGAATACAAG CTGAAGTTGGTCAACCCCTCTCAGTATCGCTTCGAGCACCTGGTCACGCAGATGAAATGGCGGCTGCAGGAGGGTCGAGGCGAGGCGGTTTATCAGATCGGTGTGGAGGATAATGGTCTGCTGGTGGGGCTGTCCGAGGAGGAGCTCCGGGCCTCGCTGAAGACCCTGCGAAGGATGGCAGAAAA GGTCGGAGCAGACATCACCATCCTCCGCGAGCGCAACGTGGAGTATGACTTGGACTCGCCCAGGCGGATAGCCGAGGTTCTGATCAGGAAAGTTCCCGACGACCAACAG TTTCTTGACCTGCGAGTAGCAGTTTTGGGGAATGTGGACTCGGGGAAATCGACCCTCTTGGGGGTCCTGACACAGGGCGAGCTGGATAATGGACGGGGCCGAGCTCGACTCAACCTCTTCAGGCATCTGCACGAAATCCAGTCGGGCCGTACCTCCAGCATCAGCTTCGAGATCCTGGGATTCAACAGCAAAGGAGAG GTGGTAAATTACAGCGACTCGCGGACAGCAGAGGTAATCTGTGAAAGTGCCTCTAAAATGATCACCTTCATCGACCTGGCAGGACACCACAAGTACCTAAAGACTACCATCTTTGGCCTCACAAGCTACTGCCCAGACTTTGCCATGCTTGTAGTCAGCGCCAACACTGGCATAG CTGGCACCACGCGGGAGCACCTGGGCCTGGCAATGGCCCTCAAGGTCCCCTTCTATATTGTGATCAGTAAAGCGGACCTGTGTACAAAGGCCACCATCGATCGCACCGTCAAACAGCTGGAGATGGTTCTCAAGCAGCCAGGCTGCAACAAGGTGCCACTGCTGGTGGCAAGCAGCGACGACGCAGTGATGGCTGCACAGCAGTTTGCACAGTCTCCCAG CATCACTCCGAtcttcaccctgtccagtgtgagcGGGGTTAACCTGGACCTGCTGAAGGTATTCCTCAACGTGCTGCCCCCACTGACCAACAGCAAGGAGCAGGAGGAGCTGATGCAGCAACTGACGGAGTTTCAG GTTGATgaaatctactctgtacctgatgTCGGGACAGTTGTTGGTGGTACTCTGTACAG TGGCATTTGCAGAGAGGGCGAGCAGCTGGTGGTGGGTCCCACAGACAATGGCAAGTTCCTGCCTCTGAAAGTGTGCAGCATCCAGAGAAACCGGTCTGCCTGTCGGGTGCTGAGAGCAGGCCAGGCTGCCACCCTGGCCCTGGGGAACTTCGACAGGGCTCTGCTCCGTAAG GGGATGGTTATGGTGAGTCTCGAGATGCACCCGACTGTCAGCTCCCTATTCGAATCGGAAATTGTGTTGCTTTTCCACGCAAAGACCTTCCGCAAGGGATTCCAGGTCACAGTGCATGTTGGCAATGTTCGACAGACAGCGATTGTCGAACTAATCCACGGGAAG GAGGAGCTGAGGACCGGGGAGAAAGCTGTTGTCCGTTTCCGTTTCATTAAACACCCGGAGTACCTGAAAGTGGGGGCAAAGCTTCTATTCCGCGAAGGAGTGACCAAAGGGATCGGTCATGTAACCAAGGTTATCTGTGACCTGAAGTGCTGA